In the genome of Actinomadura graeca, one region contains:
- a CDS encoding DUF5047 domain-containing protein, with product MWPVSDLFLQALRRPHGMAARVELWDATGKRLTSALDVTGGSVTLDRSSDVYATCEVTAALLPGGALVGAPDVDLTDINIYGLVLCPYRGVRFPGGTVEEVPLGRYLLTEFRTSDGDPEVSLTGVAFRGYLRDAQFPAPVSYPGQPIRQIMLALINEGLPEPARPAPYNRDEWNALPATVVPVGTVFDSDRLAALDQLATSLGVECFPDRRGIWRFRPAAQSGPPAWRADAGPDGVLIQAHQGVKRDQVYNLIVARGEATGSDAPPVQGQAAITSPTSPVRVNGPFGVRTRFYSSPLLTTVQQCQAAARTLLARYSVADTIVDATTVPNPALDPGDAVQVAGTSRIARTFTVDAVQVPLTPDGTLALATRERPNDEGTADGP from the coding sequence ATGTGGCCCGTCTCCGATCTGTTCCTGCAAGCGCTGCGCCGCCCGCATGGGATGGCGGCACGCGTCGAGCTGTGGGACGCCACCGGGAAACGACTGACCAGCGCCCTGGACGTCACCGGCGGAAGCGTCACCCTGGACCGCTCATCCGACGTCTACGCAACGTGCGAAGTAACTGCCGCACTCCTGCCGGGCGGGGCGCTGGTCGGCGCCCCCGACGTGGACCTAACCGACATCAACATCTACGGCCTGGTGCTGTGCCCCTACCGGGGCGTGCGGTTCCCCGGCGGGACCGTCGAGGAAGTCCCGCTCGGCCGCTACCTGCTGACCGAGTTCCGCACCAGCGACGGCGACCCCGAGGTGTCGCTGACCGGCGTTGCGTTCCGCGGCTACCTGAGAGACGCGCAGTTCCCCGCGCCCGTCAGCTACCCCGGGCAGCCGATCCGCCAAATCATGCTCGCGCTGATCAACGAAGGGCTTCCCGAACCCGCCCGCCCGGCCCCCTACAACCGAGACGAGTGGAACGCGCTGCCCGCGACCGTCGTCCCCGTCGGCACGGTCTTCGACAGCGATCGTCTGGCCGCGCTCGATCAGCTCGCGACCAGCCTGGGCGTGGAGTGCTTCCCCGACCGACGCGGCATCTGGCGCTTCCGGCCCGCCGCCCAGAGCGGCCCGCCCGCATGGCGGGCCGACGCCGGTCCGGACGGGGTGCTCATCCAGGCACACCAGGGCGTCAAACGTGATCAGGTGTACAACCTGATCGTCGCGCGGGGCGAGGCGACCGGATCCGACGCCCCGCCGGTCCAGGGGCAGGCCGCCATCACCAGCCCCACCTCACCCGTCAGGGTGAACGGGCCGTTCGGCGTGCGCACCCGGTTTTACTCCTCCCCACTGCTGACCACCGTCCAGCAATGCCAAGCCGCCGCCCGCACGCTGCTGGCCCGCTACAGCGTCGCCGACACCATCGTGGACGCCACCACCGTCCCCAACCCGGCGCTCGACCCCGGCGACGCCGTGCAAGTCGCCGGCACCAGCCGCATCGCCCGCACCTTCACCGTGGACGCGGTCCAGGTGCCGCTGACCCCGGACGGAACCCTCGCCCTCGCAACCCGCGAGCGCCCCAACGACGAAGGAACGGCCGATGGCCCGTGA
- a CDS encoding effector-associated constant component EACC1 — MAKEQGSYNIGTTATSIFTAVQAAGGSTALAAVLIAWIRQRKSNLKLKITRGDGTVLEVDAQDVVASETLIDQIGSALETAASVQVVQEESHAAELAPGAERSAGLAE; from the coding sequence ATGGCTAAAGAGCAAGGTTCTTATAACATCGGGACAACTGCCACCAGTATCTTTACCGCCGTTCAGGCGGCCGGTGGATCTACCGCGCTCGCTGCGGTGTTGATCGCTTGGATCCGTCAACGCAAGAGCAACCTCAAACTAAAGATCACTCGCGGCGACGGAACAGTTCTGGAAGTTGATGCTCAGGACGTAGTTGCATCCGAGACCTTGATTGATCAAATCGGTTCGGCGCTTGAAACTGCGGCTTCCGTTCAGGTGGTGCAAGAAGAATCGCACGCTGCTGAGCTAGCGCCAGGCGCCGAGAGGTCCGCTGGACTAGCCGAGTAG
- a CDS encoding ParB/RepB/Spo0J family partition protein: MELPDQRYEVVPMDRLTPHPDNPRQGDTEAIGESVETNGWYGAVIAQRSTGHILVGNHRWLTLQAKQASEVPVIWLDVDDDRARRILLADNRTGDRASYDQAGLLALLEGLATSADALAGTGYGMDELEDLRAVLDEVPTVTAAKSGAHYAETPEEEDERVSALGQNSRNIAGLRELVVVLPLERHGEALARLAELRKAAGEETSSGAVVLAALNLATPEGVAAELAAQHEAA; the protein is encoded by the coding sequence ATGGAACTGCCTGACCAGCGATACGAAGTCGTCCCGATGGACCGTCTGACCCCGCACCCCGACAACCCCCGCCAAGGCGACACCGAGGCCATCGGCGAATCGGTCGAGACGAACGGCTGGTACGGCGCGGTCATCGCCCAGCGCAGCACCGGCCACATCCTGGTCGGCAATCACCGCTGGCTGACCCTCCAGGCCAAGCAGGCGAGCGAGGTCCCGGTGATCTGGCTGGACGTCGATGACGACCGCGCCCGCCGCATCCTGCTGGCCGACAACCGGACCGGCGACCGCGCCAGCTACGACCAGGCCGGGCTGCTGGCCCTCCTGGAAGGCTTGGCGACCTCGGCCGATGCGCTCGCCGGGACCGGCTATGGCATGGACGAGCTGGAAGACCTGCGGGCCGTCCTGGACGAGGTGCCGACCGTCACCGCCGCCAAGAGCGGGGCGCACTACGCCGAGACCCCCGAGGAGGAGGACGAGCGGGTCTCTGCGCTGGGGCAGAACTCCCGCAACATCGCCGGTCTGCGGGAACTGGTCGTGGTGCTGCCGCTGGAGCGGCACGGCGAGGCGCTCGCCCGGCTCGCCGAACTGCGCAAGGCGGCGGGCGAGGAGACCAGCTCGGGCGCGGTCGTGCTGGCCGCGCTGAACCTGGCCACCCCTGAAGGCGTCGCCGCCGAGCTGGCCGCGCAGCACGAGGCCGCGTGA
- a CDS encoding phage portal protein, which produces MPENDPRLQRGLEALSKQRSDLAHYIDWYRGDHPPPYIPPKAASEYRRIVDTAASAWLKLVIDSINERLRVDGFTGQGDASTDLEAWRIWGRNRMNAVQPLVHAEALTLGRSYVSVWPNRADPGTPTIRGESALRVWIARDSADFSPLWAVKSWSTGEEDPGSEVAYLYTPADVQRYRRADKSGEWTPDGPAARNPLGRVPFVEFANGRDLLGESASELAPLIPIQERINSVNLHMQLAMLVAAFRQRWAAGLAIPEDENGNPVEPFNAAVDKLWISDDPNAKFGEFGESNLANYVTVLESLVRQLSAISAVPAHYLLGQLVNISAEALKAAEAGLSAKVRHKQLTLGEGWSAVMNLVQVAGGGVAAPLEPHWADTEARSEAQLVDALSKLGAPPLNIPQEALWERYGASPPVIKRWQDMQAAATQRAAGAEVAGALAARRAGQDDPDDVPEAA; this is translated from the coding sequence ATGCCCGAGAACGACCCGCGCCTTCAGCGCGGGCTTGAAGCGCTGTCCAAGCAGCGCAGCGACCTGGCCCACTACATCGATTGGTACCGGGGTGACCACCCTCCCCCCTACATCCCGCCCAAGGCTGCGAGCGAGTACCGGCGCATCGTGGACACCGCCGCGTCGGCGTGGCTGAAGCTGGTGATCGACTCCATCAACGAGCGACTCCGGGTGGACGGCTTCACCGGCCAGGGCGACGCCTCCACCGACCTGGAGGCGTGGCGGATCTGGGGCCGCAACCGGATGAACGCCGTGCAGCCGCTCGTGCACGCCGAAGCCCTGACGCTGGGCCGCTCGTATGTGAGCGTCTGGCCCAACCGCGCCGACCCGGGCACGCCCACGATCCGCGGCGAGTCCGCCCTTCGGGTGTGGATCGCGCGGGACTCGGCCGACTTCTCCCCGCTGTGGGCCGTCAAGAGCTGGTCCACCGGCGAGGAAGACCCGGGCAGCGAGGTCGCCTACCTCTACACGCCTGCCGACGTCCAGCGGTACCGGCGCGCCGACAAGAGCGGCGAATGGACCCCGGACGGCCCGGCGGCCCGCAACCCGCTGGGCCGGGTGCCGTTTGTGGAATTCGCCAACGGGCGTGACCTGCTCGGCGAGTCGGCGAGCGAGCTGGCCCCGCTGATCCCCATCCAGGAGCGCATCAACAGCGTGAACCTGCACATGCAGCTCGCGATGCTGGTGGCCGCGTTCCGGCAGCGATGGGCCGCTGGGCTGGCGATCCCCGAGGACGAGAACGGCAACCCGGTCGAGCCGTTCAACGCGGCTGTGGACAAGCTGTGGATATCCGACGACCCAAACGCCAAGTTCGGTGAGTTCGGCGAGAGCAACTTGGCCAACTACGTCACCGTCCTGGAAAGCCTCGTACGGCAGCTCAGCGCGATCTCGGCCGTCCCCGCTCACTATCTGCTGGGGCAGCTCGTCAACATCAGCGCCGAGGCGCTCAAGGCGGCCGAGGCCGGGCTGAGCGCGAAGGTGCGCCACAAGCAGCTCACCCTCGGCGAGGGCTGGTCGGCCGTCATGAACCTGGTCCAGGTGGCGGGCGGGGGCGTGGCCGCACCGCTGGAACCGCACTGGGCCGACACCGAGGCACGCTCGGAGGCTCAGCTCGTGGACGCGCTGTCCAAGCTCGGCGCACCCCCGCTGAACATCCCGCAAGAGGCGCTGTGGGAGCGGTACGGCGCGTCCCCGCCGGTGATCAAGCGCTGGCAGGACATGCAGGCCGCCGCCACCCAGCGCGCCGCCGGGGCCGAGGTCGCCGGAGCGCTGGCCGCCCGCCGGGCCGGGCAGGACGACCCGGACGACGTGCCCGAGGCCGCCTGA
- a CDS encoding phage terminase small subunit P27 family — MLHGEKPYRINNNEPQPAQGTPDPPEELSETGRVIWAYVVGELTAMRLAHRADAHALHAYVEAVELHAHASAMVHRAGPLIKDRDGAVRTNPAVRIQREAARTMLALAREFGLTPASRVHLQTEQVAEDAAARLLG; from the coding sequence GTGTTGCACGGCGAGAAGCCATACCGCATCAACAACAACGAGCCCCAGCCCGCTCAGGGCACCCCCGACCCGCCCGAGGAGCTGAGCGAGACCGGGCGGGTCATCTGGGCGTACGTCGTGGGTGAGCTGACCGCGATGCGCCTTGCGCATCGCGCGGATGCGCACGCGCTGCACGCCTACGTCGAAGCCGTCGAGCTGCACGCGCACGCATCGGCGATGGTCCACCGGGCCGGGCCGCTCATAAAGGACCGCGACGGCGCCGTCCGCACGAACCCGGCGGTGCGCATCCAGCGCGAGGCCGCCCGGACCATGCTCGCCCTGGCCCGCGAGTTCGGCCTGACCCCAGCCTCCCGCGTGCACCTCCAGACCGAACAGGTAGCCGAGGACGCCGCTGCCCGACTACTCGGCTAG
- a CDS encoding P22 phage major capsid protein family protein, which produces MAHKLYNLPVLSRAALSALRNRTMLAALVWRDAESDFGGTSGHTVTIRRPPTFVAKDFNRATGIQPQDINEFGIPVVLDKFKDVSVVLGSEEILLDLRDFQSQVVTPAIQAIADAMETALVATLDTLPDALTWDAADPLKTITTARMKLNRLGAPMAGRSLVLSPEAAKLILDTDTIRRADANSSGGQALREAYITRLSGFDIYESTSVPEDATHKTAAYAFHREAVSLVSRAPAPPAGGTESSSQSFEGFAIRATRGYSIEKKTDIASWDTLYGAQLLDHRTAEGGKPVRLGLRIGAAAGPQPLRAKK; this is translated from the coding sequence ATGGCTCACAAGCTGTACAACCTTCCTGTTCTCTCCCGGGCCGCACTGTCGGCCCTGCGTAACCGGACCATGCTCGCCGCGCTGGTGTGGCGGGACGCCGAATCCGACTTCGGCGGGACGTCCGGCCACACCGTCACCATCCGGCGCCCGCCGACGTTCGTCGCCAAGGACTTCAACCGCGCGACGGGCATCCAGCCGCAGGACATCAACGAGTTCGGTATCCCCGTCGTCCTGGACAAGTTCAAGGACGTCTCGGTCGTGCTGGGCTCGGAAGAGATCCTGCTCGACCTGCGCGACTTTCAGTCGCAGGTGGTCACCCCCGCCATCCAGGCCATCGCCGACGCGATGGAAACCGCGCTGGTGGCCACCCTGGACACCCTGCCGGACGCCCTGACGTGGGATGCCGCTGACCCGCTGAAGACCATCACCACCGCGCGGATGAAGCTCAACCGGCTCGGTGCGCCGATGGCGGGTCGGTCGCTGGTGCTGTCCCCGGAAGCCGCCAAGCTGATCCTGGACACCGACACCATCCGCCGCGCTGACGCCAACTCCTCGGGCGGTCAAGCGCTACGTGAGGCGTACATCACGCGGTTGTCCGGGTTCGACATCTACGAGTCCACTTCGGTCCCCGAGGACGCCACCCACAAGACCGCCGCCTACGCCTTCCATCGCGAGGCCGTGTCGCTGGTGTCTCGCGCACCTGCGCCCCCGGCGGGCGGCACCGAGTCCTCCTCGCAGTCATTCGAGGGCTTCGCGATCCGGGCGACGCGCGGCTACTCGATCGAGAAGAAGACCGACATCGCCTCGTGGGACACCCTGTACGGCGCTCAGCTTCTCGATCACCGCACCGCCGAGGGCGGTAAGCCCGTGCGTCTCGGCCTGCGCATCGGCGCGGCAGCCGGGCCACAGCCCCTGCGGGCGAAGAAGTAG
- the gp17 gene encoding tail completion protein gp17, protein MDVLRLITSFLRADPAVAEILGERIYTVLPKDKTFPLCRVMRFGGAFTDSSAWLDRADLQLDVWADRQAQVSDTARCLVEALVWRLPGSRPGGVVTDSRLTIFAADLDPEYEPVKHRARLGLSVFAHP, encoded by the coding sequence GTGGACGTACTGCGGCTGATCACCTCGTTCCTGCGGGCCGACCCCGCCGTGGCCGAGATCCTCGGCGAGCGCATCTACACGGTGCTGCCCAAGGACAAGACGTTCCCGCTGTGCCGCGTGATGCGGTTCGGCGGGGCGTTCACCGACTCGTCGGCCTGGCTGGACCGGGCCGACCTCCAGCTCGACGTCTGGGCCGATCGTCAGGCTCAGGTAAGCGACACGGCCAGGTGCCTTGTCGAGGCGCTCGTGTGGCGCCTGCCCGGCTCGCGTCCAGGCGGCGTGGTGACCGACTCCCGACTCACCATCTTCGCCGCCGACCTTGACCCCGAATACGAGCCGGTCAAGCACCGGGCGCGGCTCGGGCTGAGCGTCTTCGCTCACCCCTGA
- a CDS encoding phage tail tape measure protein, whose product MTSPIGAVYLAVLPDLSGFGRETSRQLAAPVRRAASQAGAQASGELGKSGGEGGQRFGSRAAAAAKPGLGKLKGAATLAGAAAGTALAAGVSGALSLDSARATMSAQLGLTRTESAQAGKVAGSLYARAYGSSLEEVSGAVTSVIRNIDGMRGASRTALEATTGRALTLAKVMDADVGDTTRAVSQLLRTGLAKNASEAFDLITKGAQQGADKGGDLLDTVNEYSVQFQKLGLTGPAAMGLISQAIKAGARDSDVAADALKEFSIRAVDGSKTSAAGFKALGLDARQMTATFAAGGPAAAQGLQLVLSRLRGIKDPADRSAAAVALFGTQAEDLGGALLAMDPSKATAALGNFQGATDSAGKTLQNTSSARFEAFKRGMQAKVTGAVLDYGVPALNLLQRAGQALNISPSGLIATGAAVGGIAIGAKAVAATYGAAKTVVGGTTAVLKGAGGAWNTLRLRAMYAGETARKAGAMIKTAALATVRAGKAAFATAVNLGRMAAGYVRTGVAAAASAARQLAAAAAAGVVRLAVLSWTAAQWLLNAAMSANPVGLVVLALVALGAALVVAWTRSETFRAIVMAVWNAIKTGVLLSIAVLTAGITAGWNWIRNTTAAVWGSIGGVLTGIWKVIWTVAKVYIAIYRAIFLGAWWAIRNGTAVAWAVIKAVLIGTWKVIWTVAKVYIAIYRAIFQGAWWAIKTTASVVWGAIKGVVLGFLGQMQRGFWTGVRAIQRIWSGIRKAAADPVRFVVETVYSGGIKRIWDALADRVGLPKLPAAPKFAMGGVLDGYRPGHDSVTALLSPGEAVLRPEAVRFLGAGWIHSINKAARQGQLTAPARFAKGGIVGRIGGAVGGFLNEGKDLFGRGVAAAARAAFTPILAAAESSGFTKTGFGKLVAALPRTIVNGVLRYFTRNENRWLAKLGPTKVVRVALSQLGQGDRGRDNDNKYNDEFGWPAGTKWCANFVSWVIKHAGAQAAYKGYPTAAASGYLGMRRQPGAPRPGDLGIWPGRHIGIVEKPHGMIEGNHGPRVVRTSRMAPVVVRPSRYAKGGIVRDDLRAVLAQNPEDRSSPMTRLYRALGPGLAAKAVAVLSKLQMFGTGGVVTRPTLGLLGEAGPEAVIPLTASRAVAALTPVSTTPPHPEPRPIGVRVFIGDTELRDLVRVEIDQADAELSRALYARAV is encoded by the coding sequence GTGACTAGCCCGATCGGCGCGGTCTATCTGGCCGTCCTGCCCGACCTCTCCGGCTTCGGCCGCGAGACTTCCCGGCAACTTGCCGCGCCGGTCCGCCGCGCCGCCAGCCAGGCCGGAGCCCAGGCAAGCGGCGAGCTGGGCAAGTCCGGCGGCGAGGGCGGTCAGCGGTTCGGCAGCCGCGCAGCGGCTGCCGCCAAGCCGGGACTCGGCAAGCTCAAGGGCGCCGCCACCCTCGCCGGGGCCGCCGCCGGGACGGCGCTGGCCGCTGGCGTGTCCGGGGCGCTGAGCCTGGACTCGGCCCGCGCCACCATGTCCGCCCAGCTCGGACTGACCCGCACCGAGTCCGCTCAGGCGGGGAAAGTCGCCGGGTCGCTGTACGCACGTGCCTACGGCTCCTCGCTGGAGGAGGTCTCCGGCGCGGTCACCTCGGTGATCCGCAACATCGATGGGATGCGGGGCGCGTCCCGGACGGCGCTGGAGGCCACCACGGGCCGCGCGCTCACCCTCGCCAAGGTGATGGACGCCGATGTCGGCGACACCACCCGGGCCGTCTCCCAGCTTCTTCGCACCGGCCTGGCCAAGAACGCCAGCGAGGCGTTCGACCTGATCACCAAGGGAGCCCAGCAGGGCGCCGACAAGGGCGGCGACCTGCTGGACACCGTCAACGAGTACTCCGTCCAGTTCCAAAAGCTCGGGCTGACCGGCCCGGCCGCGATGGGCCTGATTTCCCAAGCCATCAAGGCGGGCGCACGCGACAGCGACGTCGCCGCCGACGCCCTCAAGGAGTTCTCCATCCGCGCAGTGGACGGCTCCAAGACCAGCGCCGCCGGGTTCAAGGCGCTCGGCCTGGACGCCAGGCAGATGACCGCGACGTTCGCGGCGGGCGGTCCCGCCGCCGCGCAGGGCCTCCAGCTCGTCCTGTCCCGGCTGCGCGGCATCAAGGACCCCGCCGACCGGTCCGCCGCCGCCGTGGCACTGTTCGGCACCCAGGCTGAAGACCTCGGGGGCGCGCTGCTGGCGATGGACCCCAGCAAGGCCACCGCCGCTCTCGGGAACTTCCAGGGCGCCACCGACTCGGCCGGTAAGACGCTACAGAACACCTCCTCGGCCCGGTTCGAGGCGTTCAAGCGCGGGATGCAGGCCAAGGTCACCGGCGCCGTCCTCGACTACGGCGTCCCAGCCCTGAACCTGCTCCAGCGGGCCGGACAGGCGCTCAACATCTCCCCGTCCGGCCTGATCGCCACCGGCGCGGCCGTCGGCGGAATCGCCATCGGCGCCAAGGCGGTCGCCGCGACCTACGGCGCGGCCAAGACCGTCGTCGGCGGCACCACCGCCGTCCTCAAGGGCGCGGGCGGCGCGTGGAACACGCTGCGCCTGCGCGCCATGTATGCGGGCGAGACCGCCCGCAAGGCGGGCGCCATGATCAAGACGGCCGCGCTCGCCACCGTCAGGGCGGGCAAGGCCGCCTTCGCCACCGCCGTCAACCTCGGCCGAATGGCAGCCGGGTACGTCCGGACCGGCGTGGCCGCCGCCGCCTCCGCCGCGCGGCAGCTCGCCGCCGCCGCTGCGGCGGGAGTGGTGCGGCTGGCCGTGCTCTCGTGGACGGCCGCTCAATGGCTACTCAACGCCGCCATGTCCGCCAACCCGGTCGGGCTGGTGGTCCTCGCGCTGGTCGCGCTCGGGGCCGCGCTCGTGGTCGCCTGGACCCGATCGGAGACCTTCCGTGCGATCGTGATGGCGGTCTGGAACGCCATCAAGACCGGCGTCCTGCTCTCGATCGCCGTCCTGACCGCTGGCATCACCGCCGGGTGGAACTGGATCCGCAACACCACGGCGGCCGTCTGGGGCTCCATCGGCGGCGTCCTGACCGGTATCTGGAAGGTCATCTGGACCGTCGCCAAGGTCTACATAGCGATCTACCGAGCGATCTTCCTGGGCGCCTGGTGGGCGATCCGCAACGGCACTGCGGTCGCCTGGGCGGTGATCAAGGCGGTCCTGATCGGGACCTGGAAGGTCATCTGGACCGTCGCCAAGGTCTACATCGCCATCTACCGGGCGATCTTCCAGGGCGCCTGGTGGGCGATCAAGACAACAGCGTCGGTGGTGTGGGGCGCCATCAAGGGCGTCGTCCTGGGCTTCCTCGGCCAGATGCAGCGCGGCTTCTGGACCGGTGTCAGGGCGATCCAGCGCATCTGGAGCGGCATTAGGAAGGCCGCCGCCGATCCCGTGCGGTTCGTGGTGGAGACGGTCTACTCCGGCGGCATCAAGCGCATCTGGGACGCCCTGGCCGACAGGGTCGGGCTGCCCAAGCTGCCCGCCGCACCGAAGTTCGCCATGGGCGGTGTCCTGGACGGATATCGGCCCGGCCACGACTCGGTGACCGCGCTGCTGTCGCCAGGCGAAGCCGTCTTGCGGCCCGAAGCGGTCCGGTTCCTGGGGGCCGGGTGGATCCACAGCATCAACAAGGCCGCCCGTCAGGGACAGCTCACCGCCCCCGCCCGGTTCGCCAAGGGCGGCATCGTCGGCCGGATCGGCGGAGCCGTCGGCGGATTCCTTAACGAGGGTAAGGACCTGTTCGGGCGCGGCGTCGCCGCCGCCGCCCGCGCCGCGTTCACCCCGATCCTCGCCGCCGCGGAGTCGTCGGGGTTCACCAAGACCGGATTCGGCAAGCTGGTCGCCGCCCTCCCACGCACGATCGTGAACGGTGTCCTGCGGTACTTCACCCGCAACGAGAACCGGTGGCTGGCCAAGCTCGGCCCGACCAAGGTCGTGCGGGTCGCCCTCTCCCAACTCGGGCAGGGCGACCGGGGCCGCGACAACGACAACAAGTACAACGACGAGTTCGGGTGGCCTGCCGGAACCAAGTGGTGCGCCAACTTCGTGTCCTGGGTCATCAAGCACGCAGGCGCGCAAGCCGCCTACAAGGGGTACCCGACCGCCGCCGCCAGCGGCTACCTGGGAATGCGGCGCCAGCCCGGCGCACCTCGCCCCGGTGACCTTGGCATCTGGCCCGGCAGGCACATCGGGATCGTGGAGAAGCCGCACGGCATGATCGAGGGCAACCACGGCCCCCGGGTGGTCCGCACCTCCCGGATGGCGCCCGTCGTCGTACGCCCCAGCCGGTACGCCAAGGGCGGCATCGTCCGGGACGACCTGCGCGCCGTGCTCGCCCAGAACCCCGAAGACCGCAGCAGCCCCATGACCCGGCTCTATCGCGCGCTGGGGCCCGGCCTGGCCGCTAAGGCGGTCGCCGTCCTGTCCAAGCTCCAGATGTTCGGTACGGGCGGCGTCGTCACCCGTCCCACGCTGGGGCTCCTGGGAGAGGCCGGACCCGAGGCGGTGATCCCGCTGACCGCCTCGCGGGCGGTGGCCGCGCTCACCCCCGTGTCCACCACCCCGCCCCACCCCGAGCCCCGGCCTATCGGCGTGCGGGTGTTCATCGGCGACACCGAACTGCGCGACCTGGTCCGCGTCGAAATCGACCAGGCCGACGCCGAACTGTCCCGCGCGCTGTACGCGCGGGCCGTCTGA
- a CDS encoding terminase large subunit, with product MFGEVTWDEQAGMYVRRYRIAYLSMARKNGKTEIAAGIALYLLVADGEEGAEIYGCAKDRDQARLVYDVAARMVRLSPVLSRRLTVKDHARRIVDEATASFYEVIPADATGALGSNPHGVLYDELLTAPSGDLWNALRTGAGARTQSLLIATTTAGADRDSFCYAEYSRALRVLEDPESARSRFAYLAEVPADCDPWDESLWPRANPALGDFLSLETLRQEAAEARQDPAQENVFRQYRLNQWVSQVTRWCPMEVFDACAGEPWPSPLWRFTPAGTRQSKAYGGLDLSAKLDLTSWCLTLPTADGAADVVWRHWLPEAALPALAKATGGAAHSWVRDGWLSLTEGDVIDYDTVYAAIEGDARAVALAEVAYDPWSGEPAVQEIAKRIGPAVELVPVPQTFAGLSPGMTELMALMRAQRIRHHANPLARFCFDAVEVKRATDDPELIKPVKPRRGGPGGQGKRIDAVLTAAMAVAAWRTRARTPRRPGRLVGF from the coding sequence ATGTTCGGTGAGGTCACCTGGGATGAGCAGGCCGGTATGTACGTGCGGCGGTACCGGATCGCGTACCTGTCGATGGCGCGCAAGAACGGCAAGACCGAGATTGCCGCCGGGATCGCGTTGTACCTCCTGGTCGCCGACGGCGAGGAGGGCGCGGAGATCTACGGATGCGCCAAGGACCGCGACCAGGCCCGGCTGGTCTACGACGTGGCCGCCCGCATGGTGCGGCTGTCGCCGGTCCTGTCGCGGCGGCTGACGGTGAAGGACCACGCGCGCCGGATCGTCGACGAGGCCACCGCCAGCTTCTATGAGGTGATCCCCGCCGACGCCACGGGCGCGCTGGGGTCCAACCCGCACGGCGTGCTCTATGACGAGCTGCTCACCGCACCGAGCGGCGATCTGTGGAACGCGCTGCGGACCGGCGCGGGCGCCCGAACACAGTCGCTTTTGATCGCCACCACCACCGCCGGGGCCGACCGTGACTCGTTCTGCTACGCCGAGTACTCCCGGGCGCTGCGCGTCCTGGAGGACCCGGAGTCGGCTCGGAGCCGGTTCGCCTACCTGGCCGAGGTCCCCGCAGACTGCGATCCGTGGGATGAGTCGCTGTGGCCGCGCGCCAACCCCGCGCTCGGTGACTTCCTCAGCCTGGAGACGCTGCGGCAGGAGGCGGCCGAGGCGCGCCAGGACCCCGCGCAGGAGAACGTGTTCCGCCAGTACCGGCTGAACCAGTGGGTCAGCCAGGTGACGCGGTGGTGCCCGATGGAGGTCTTCGACGCCTGCGCCGGGGAGCCCTGGCCGTCGCCGCTGTGGCGGTTCACCCCCGCCGGCACCCGCCAGAGCAAGGCGTACGGCGGCCTGGACCTGAGCGCCAAGCTCGACCTGACCTCGTGGTGCCTGACCTTGCCCACAGCGGACGGCGCCGCTGACGTGGTGTGGCGGCACTGGCTTCCCGAGGCCGCCCTGCCTGCGCTGGCCAAGGCGACGGGCGGGGCCGCGCACTCCTGGGTCCGTGACGGATGGCTCAGCCTCACCGAGGGCGACGTCATCGACTACGACACGGTGTATGCCGCGATCGAGGGCGATGCCCGCGCGGTCGCCCTCGCTGAAGTCGCCTATGACCCGTGGTCGGGGGAACCCGCCGTCCAGGAGATCGCCAAGCGCATCGGTCCCGCCGTCGAGCTCGTGCCCGTGCCGCAGACGTTCGCCGGGCTGTCGCCCGGCATGACCGAGCTGATGGCGCTTATGCGCGCGCAGCGCATCCGCCACCATGCCAACCCGCTCGCCCGGTTCTGCTTTGACGCCGTCGAGGTCAAGCGGGCGACCGACGACCCCGAGCTGATCAAACCCGTCAAGCCTCGCCGGGGCGGGCCGGGCGGCCAGGGCAAGCGCATCGACGCCGTCTTGACCGCCGCCATGGCCGTCGCGGCATGGCGCACCCGTGCGCGCACCCCGCGCAGGCCGGGCCGCCTCGTGGGCTTTTAG